The Corynebacterium pseudopelargi genome contains a region encoding:
- a CDS encoding cobyric acid synthase, which translates to MGKAVLIAGCTSDAGKSVVVAGLCRALARRGIQVAPFKAQNMSNNSAVTPEGGEIGRAQALQAAACGLEPSVAFNPILLKPGSDHSSQLVVLGKATGNVNAKSYIEHRSHLRQVAAEVLAGLREQYEVVVCEGAGSPAEINLRDTDVANFGLAEAADLPVYLVGDIDRGGVLAHFYGTHQISKAEDRARIKGFIVNKFRGDESILQPGLDSLEAMTGVPTIGVLPFVEGLWIDAEDSLQSAIGTSIGPKHPPLGSDRLQVAAIRLPRISNATDVEALACEPGVSVRWVDDPTSVLDADLAVLPGSKATLSDLAWLAQHGIATALQQRAAKHQPILGICGGFQMLCTTITDEVEADATHPVAGLGIFDADIEFCEPKILQTHSNGAYEVHFGQVVRNNELPWIGDEGARKATSFGTHRHGQMEDDAFRRNFLAEIAAANGKTEFVLSQDTSFAKERERQLDLLADVIERRLDVEKLLSEI; encoded by the coding sequence ATGGGCAAGGCGGTGCTGATTGCCGGCTGTACCTCCGATGCCGGCAAGTCTGTGGTGGTGGCAGGGCTGTGCCGGGCGCTTGCTCGACGCGGGATCCAGGTGGCGCCCTTTAAAGCACAAAACATGTCCAATAACTCTGCCGTCACCCCAGAAGGCGGAGAGATCGGGCGTGCCCAAGCGCTCCAAGCCGCAGCCTGTGGCCTGGAACCTTCGGTGGCCTTTAACCCCATCTTGCTCAAGCCAGGCTCTGATCACAGCTCCCAATTGGTGGTGTTAGGCAAAGCCACAGGCAACGTGAACGCCAAAAGCTACATTGAGCACCGAAGCCACCTTCGCCAAGTTGCCGCCGAAGTATTGGCCGGATTGCGCGAGCAATACGAGGTAGTGGTGTGCGAAGGTGCGGGATCACCGGCAGAAATTAACCTGCGCGACACAGACGTAGCCAACTTTGGGCTGGCCGAAGCCGCAGACCTGCCCGTGTACCTCGTTGGTGATATCGACCGCGGGGGAGTGCTCGCGCATTTTTATGGCACCCACCAGATATCCAAGGCAGAAGATCGCGCGCGAATCAAAGGCTTTATCGTTAATAAATTCCGCGGGGACGAGTCGATCTTGCAACCAGGCCTCGATTCACTCGAGGCGATGACGGGCGTGCCCACCATCGGCGTGCTGCCCTTTGTCGAGGGCTTGTGGATTGATGCCGAAGATTCCCTGCAATCAGCCATCGGCACGAGTATCGGCCCGAAGCACCCACCGCTAGGAAGCGACCGGCTGCAGGTGGCAGCGATCCGCCTGCCGCGGATATCGAATGCCACCGACGTAGAAGCCCTTGCCTGCGAACCGGGTGTGAGCGTGCGCTGGGTAGACGATCCCACCTCGGTATTAGATGCCGACCTTGCCGTTCTACCGGGATCCAAAGCCACGCTGAGTGATCTCGCTTGGCTTGCTCAACATGGCATTGCCACAGCCCTGCAACAACGAGCAGCCAAGCATCAACCAATCCTTGGTATTTGCGGTGGCTTTCAAATGCTGTGCACCACGATCACCGATGAGGTGGAAGCTGATGCCACGCACCCAGTAGCGGGGCTGGGCATATTCGATGCAGACATTGAGTTCTGCGAGCCCAAAATACTACAAACACACAGCAACGGCGCCTATGAAGTGCACTTTGGCCAAGTGGTGCGCAACAATGAGCTGCCGTGGATTGGTGATGAAGGTGCGCGCAAGGCCACGAGCTTTGGCACCCACCGCCATGGGCAGATGGAAGACGATGCCTTCAGGCGAAACTTTTTAGCAGAGATCGCCGCAGCCAACGGCAAAACTGAGTTCGTGCTGAGCCAAGACACCAGCTTTGCCAAAGAAAGAGAGCGCCAACTCGATCTTTTGGCAGATGTGATCGAGCGGCGCTTAGATGTGGAAAAGCTGCTGAGTGAAATCTAG
- the mtr gene encoding mycothione reductase — translation MSKHYDLIIIGTGSGNSIPGVENHHKSIAIVEKGRFGGTCLNVGCIPTKMFVYAAEVARTIKEAEKFGISAKIEDIDWPSIVSRVFDKRVDPIADGGEEYRRGPKTPNIDVYDQHARFVGPKTILTGQGDKEVEITGDEIVIATGARPFIPDTITDSGVEYYTNENIMRIPELPESMIVYGGGYIAMEFAHMFDALGVEVKIVNRSEKLLRHLDAEVSDAFTELTKKAMETHLGSNIASAAQKDGGVEVTLENGTKVEGDLLLVATGRTRNGDQMDLDKAGIEMDGSRIKVDEYGRTSVEGIWALGDVSSPYQLKHVANAEMRAIKHNLEHPDDLQQLPHEHVPAAVFTNPQIATVGLTEEQAREEGLDITVKVQRYGDVAYGWAMEDDTSFAKIIADKHSKQILGAHFMGPQASTLFQQIITAMNFGIDAERLAKDEYWIHPALPELTENALLGLDFS, via the coding sequence TTGAGCAAGCACTATGACCTCATCATTATCGGCACCGGTTCCGGTAACTCCATCCCTGGAGTAGAAAACCACCACAAGTCCATCGCCATTGTGGAAAAAGGCCGCTTCGGAGGCACCTGCCTGAACGTCGGCTGCATCCCCACCAAGATGTTCGTTTATGCCGCTGAGGTTGCTCGCACCATCAAGGAGGCAGAGAAGTTCGGTATTAGCGCCAAGATCGAAGATATTGACTGGCCTTCGATTGTCTCTCGCGTGTTTGATAAGCGCGTCGATCCGATCGCCGATGGTGGCGAGGAGTATCGGCGCGGACCGAAGACCCCCAATATCGACGTCTACGACCAGCACGCTCGCTTTGTAGGCCCGAAGACGATCCTCACCGGCCAGGGTGACAAGGAAGTAGAGATCACCGGCGATGAGATCGTCATTGCCACCGGTGCGCGCCCCTTTATCCCGGATACCATCACAGATTCCGGGGTGGAGTACTACACCAACGAAAACATCATGCGCATCCCCGAGCTGCCTGAGTCGATGATCGTGTACGGCGGCGGCTATATCGCCATGGAGTTTGCGCACATGTTTGATGCTCTGGGTGTAGAGGTCAAGATTGTCAACCGCTCCGAGAAGCTGCTTCGCCACCTCGACGCCGAGGTCTCCGATGCCTTCACTGAGCTGACCAAGAAGGCTATGGAAACCCACCTGGGCTCCAATATCGCTTCTGCCGCCCAAAAAGATGGTGGTGTGGAAGTGACCCTGGAAAATGGCACCAAGGTCGAAGGCGATTTGCTGCTTGTTGCTACCGGACGCACCCGCAATGGTGACCAGATGGATCTGGATAAGGCCGGTATTGAGATGGACGGCAGCCGCATCAAGGTCGATGAATATGGCCGCACCTCGGTTGAGGGGATTTGGGCTCTTGGCGATGTCTCCTCGCCCTACCAGCTCAAGCATGTGGCAAACGCTGAGATGCGCGCTATTAAGCACAACCTTGAGCACCCAGACGATTTGCAGCAGCTTCCTCACGAGCATGTGCCTGCTGCGGTGTTTACCAACCCGCAGATCGCCACGGTGGGCCTCACCGAGGAACAAGCACGTGAAGAAGGTCTGGATATCACGGTCAAGGTGCAGCGTTACGGCGATGTCGCGTATGGCTGGGCTATGGAGGATGACACCAGCTTTGCCAAGATCATTGCCGATAAGCACAGCAAGCAGATCCTGGGCGCTCACTTTATGGGCCCGCAGGCATCCACGCTTTTCCAGCAGATCATCACCGCCATGAACTTTGGCATCGATGCTGAACGTCTGGCGAAAGACGAGTACTGGATCCACCCAGCACTGCCGGAACTCACCGAGAACGCCCTGCTGGGACTGGACTTTAGCTAG
- a CDS encoding alpha/beta hydrolase, with amino-acid sequence MNHAHSAPEPTPWYPDALGPDFQARTFDLGHDPDGEGHVAAVLVRYLPESCDDFAQRPALLLIHGMTDYFFHQHIAKRFHQEGFAVYGIDLRKSGRAHLTGQRWHYASDMRLYFEELNTVSAQLLATHPTMVPIAHSTGGLIAALWMDELRGSDQPTHSAIPALILNSPWLDMQFPPLMVKALRGVLHSRLGNRMLRGGFGGKLPSNYGRSLHASAEGEWHYDLHLKPIRGHKKYPAWIKAVDASQQRIHAGAVDVGVPVLTLHAKRSFFHTRFAEQAKRADTVLDVEQIRRRAPLLGQDVTVVAIDNAVHDVFLSSDKPRNDAIQACLKWLKELGLPDTLAQ; translated from the coding sequence ATGAATCACGCACACAGCGCACCCGAGCCAACACCGTGGTATCCCGATGCCTTAGGCCCGGATTTTCAAGCGCGCACCTTTGATCTAGGACACGACCCCGATGGCGAAGGCCATGTGGCAGCAGTCCTCGTGCGCTACCTGCCTGAGTCTTGCGATGATTTTGCTCAACGCCCCGCCCTCTTGCTGATCCACGGCATGACCGACTACTTCTTCCATCAACACATCGCTAAGCGCTTCCACCAGGAAGGTTTCGCCGTGTATGGGATCGACCTGCGCAAGTCAGGCCGGGCGCACCTCACCGGCCAGCGTTGGCACTACGCCAGCGATATGCGACTGTATTTTGAAGAACTCAACACGGTAAGCGCACAGCTTTTAGCCACTCACCCAACGATGGTGCCCATCGCGCACTCCACCGGAGGGCTGATTGCTGCATTATGGATGGATGAGTTGCGTGGCAGTGATCAGCCAACACATTCGGCAATTCCGGCACTGATTTTGAATTCGCCCTGGTTAGATATGCAGTTCCCGCCGCTGATGGTCAAGGCCTTACGTGGGGTACTGCACTCCCGGCTGGGCAACCGGATGCTGCGTGGCGGCTTTGGTGGAAAACTGCCCAGTAACTATGGGCGTTCTTTGCACGCCAGTGCCGAGGGCGAATGGCATTACGATCTGCACCTCAAACCTATCCGCGGCCACAAGAAGTACCCTGCGTGGATCAAAGCCGTGGATGCCTCCCAGCAGCGCATCCATGCCGGGGCGGTGGATGTGGGTGTGCCGGTACTGACATTGCATGCCAAGCGTTCCTTTTTTCATACCCGCTTCGCCGAGCAAGCTAAACGCGCCGATACGGTGCTCGATGTAGAGCAAATTCGCAGGCGAGCCCCGCTTTTAGGCCAGGACGTGACGGTGGTTGCCATTGATAATGCCGTCCACGATGTCTTTTTATCCAGTGATAAACCCCGCAACGATGCAATACAAGCCTGCCTAAAGTGGTTGAAGGAATTAGGCCTGCCAGACACACTGGCACAGTAG
- the mqo gene encoding malate dehydrogenase (quinone) gives MSVSKKTTPKVSDEVDVVLIGAGVMSATLGAMLRTLQPDWSQIVFERLDRPAEESSSPWNNAGTGHSALCELNYTPEVNGKIDISKALGVNEKFQASRQFWSYQVNQGVLPSPREWINPVPHVSFGRGADQVEYLKKRYDALAGHPLFPGMEFTQDREKFAEMLPLMAEGRPASEEVAVSWTDVGTDINYGALTKQFLKDAEAKGTEIRYGHEVRDINRDGSGWKVEVKNVHNGDVQVVRAKFVFVGAGGMALPLLQKSGIREIRGWGGFPVSGEWLRCTNPEIIERHAAKVYGKASVGAPPMSVPHLDTRVIDGEKGLLFGPYAGWTPKFLKQGSWFDLLKSIKPTNLLSYAGVGVQEMALTKYLITEVLKGREARMESLREFMPEARDEDWELVTAGQRVQAIQPVVGPTFSKLAFGTSLINSADGTIAGLLGASPGASIAPAAMLELLERCFGDHMVEWGDKIKEMVPSYGVKLATDQQLFEEMWEYTQKTLQLDQD, from the coding sequence ATGTCAGTTTCCAAGAAGACCACCCCCAAGGTGAGCGACGAAGTCGACGTTGTCCTCATCGGCGCCGGCGTGATGAGCGCGACGCTGGGCGCCATGCTGCGTACCCTGCAGCCCGATTGGTCCCAGATTGTGTTCGAGCGCCTGGATCGCCCAGCCGAGGAGTCCTCCTCGCCTTGGAACAATGCCGGTACCGGCCACTCCGCACTGTGCGAGCTGAACTACACCCCAGAGGTCAACGGCAAGATCGATATTTCCAAGGCGCTGGGCGTGAACGAAAAGTTCCAAGCATCGCGTCAGTTCTGGTCTTACCAGGTAAACCAGGGCGTTTTGCCGAGCCCCCGCGAGTGGATTAACCCCGTGCCGCACGTATCCTTCGGCCGCGGTGCAGACCAGGTGGAGTATCTGAAGAAGCGCTACGACGCTTTGGCTGGGCACCCCCTGTTCCCGGGCATGGAATTTACCCAGGATCGCGAGAAGTTCGCCGAGATGCTGCCCTTGATGGCTGAGGGCCGCCCCGCCAGCGAAGAGGTGGCGGTGAGCTGGACCGATGTCGGAACCGACATTAACTACGGTGCGCTGACCAAGCAGTTCTTGAAGGACGCAGAGGCAAAGGGCACCGAAATTCGCTACGGCCATGAGGTTCGCGATATCAACCGCGATGGCTCCGGCTGGAAGGTAGAAGTTAAAAACGTCCACAACGGCGATGTGCAGGTCGTGCGCGCCAAGTTCGTCTTCGTTGGTGCCGGCGGCATGGCGCTGCCCTTGCTGCAAAAGTCCGGCATCCGCGAAATTCGCGGCTGGGGTGGCTTCCCTGTCTCCGGTGAGTGGCTGCGCTGCACCAACCCGGAGATCATTGAACGCCACGCCGCAAAGGTCTATGGCAAGGCCTCGGTGGGCGCACCGCCGATGTCGGTTCCGCACCTCGATACCCGCGTGATCGACGGTGAGAAGGGCCTGCTCTTTGGCCCTTATGCTGGTTGGACCCCGAAGTTCCTCAAGCAGGGCTCCTGGTTCGATCTGCTGAAGTCCATCAAGCCCACCAACCTGCTGTCGTATGCAGGCGTTGGTGTGCAGGAGATGGCCTTGACCAAGTACCTGATCACCGAGGTGCTCAAGGGCCGTGAAGCTCGCATGGAATCCCTGCGCGAATTCATGCCCGAGGCTCGCGATGAGGATTGGGAGCTTGTTACCGCAGGTCAGCGCGTGCAGGCCATTCAGCCGGTGGTTGGCCCGACCTTCTCCAAGCTGGCCTTCGGTACCTCGCTGATCAACTCTGCCGACGGCACCATCGCTGGTCTTTTGGGTGCATCTCCTGGCGCCTCGATCGCACCGGCTGCCATGCTTGAGCTGCTGGAGCGTTGCTTCGGCGATCACATGGTGGAGTGGGGCGACAAGATCAAGGAAATGGTCCCCTCTTATGGCGTGAAGCTTGCAACTGATCAGCAGCTCTTCGAAGAGATGTGGGAGTACACTCAAAAGACGCTGCAGCTCGACCAAGACTAA
- a CDS encoding ATP-binding protein → MADSRTLFPFSAVVGQERLQLALILSAIQPRIGGVVIRGEKGTAKTTTVRAFARLLFDAPLINLPIGATDDRVVGSINMETVLTTGKAEYQPGLLAEADGGVLYVDEVNLLPDHLVDALLDAAATGVVTVERDSVSFSSSANFVLVGTMNPEEGELRPQLLDRFGLAVDVTASRDVEVRAEVMRRRLAFEAQPEEFVAQWAAQDAALADQIIAAQSRLGSLQLSDVNLARIAHLCASFDVDGMRADLVIARTALAHAAWRGASKVEDEDIRIAAELALPHRKRRNPFDEPGLDQQQLDDAMDEAQQQHPDESEAKQQEEQEQEPEQQQQPESPEPEQPTDTPTQDGKEDSATSGAPFRTPGVSS, encoded by the coding sequence GTGGCAGACTCGCGCACCCTCTTTCCCTTCTCGGCCGTAGTTGGCCAAGAACGCCTGCAATTGGCGCTGATTCTTAGCGCCATCCAACCCCGCATCGGTGGGGTGGTGATTCGAGGGGAAAAAGGCACAGCGAAAACCACCACGGTGCGGGCTTTTGCACGTCTGCTTTTCGACGCCCCCCTGATCAACCTCCCCATCGGCGCCACCGATGACCGCGTGGTTGGTTCCATCAACATGGAAACGGTGCTCACCACAGGCAAAGCCGAGTACCAACCGGGGTTGCTTGCAGAAGCCGACGGGGGAGTGCTGTATGTAGATGAAGTCAATCTGCTGCCCGATCACCTCGTGGACGCGCTATTGGATGCAGCCGCCACCGGTGTGGTGACGGTGGAGCGCGATTCCGTCTCTTTTAGCTCCTCTGCCAATTTTGTGCTGGTTGGCACCATGAACCCAGAAGAAGGCGAATTGCGCCCCCAGTTGCTCGATCGCTTCGGTCTAGCGGTGGACGTGACGGCCTCTCGGGATGTGGAAGTGCGCGCAGAAGTGATGCGCCGCAGGCTGGCTTTTGAGGCGCAGCCGGAAGAATTTGTAGCCCAGTGGGCAGCTCAAGATGCGGCGCTGGCTGATCAGATCATTGCTGCACAATCGCGTCTTGGATCCCTGCAGCTTTCCGATGTCAACCTTGCCCGCATCGCGCACTTGTGCGCCTCTTTTGATGTTGATGGCATGCGCGCTGATCTGGTGATTGCCCGTACTGCCTTGGCTCATGCCGCCTGGCGTGGGGCCTCGAAGGTAGAAGACGAAGATATTCGCATCGCTGCCGAACTCGCGCTGCCGCACCGCAAGCGCCGTAATCCTTTTGATGAACCAGGCTTAGATCAACAACAGCTCGACGATGCTATGGATGAGGCACAACAGCAGCATCCGGATGAATCGGAGGCGAAGCAGCAAGAAGAGCAAGAACAAGAACCAGAGCAGCAACAGCAGCCGGAATCGCCAGAGCCTGAACAACCCACCGATACCCCCACCCAAGACGGCAAGGAGGACAGCGCCACATCGGGCGCTCCCTTTCGCACCCCAGGTGTTTCGTCGTAG
- a CDS encoding vWA domain-containing protein, which yields MFRRSGIGEEGVPGRRSKAYSAQGASVRAIKGGHGLHLVGTVRAAAERGAVIDGEMLRLQGRDLRGQLRRGMESNLIVFLVDASGSMAARDRLESVTGAVLSMLQDAYQRRDKVAVISVRGAQPELVLPPTGSIDVAVRRLEGLKTGGRTPLGEGLMAAHELILREYRKEPGRRALLVVLSDGRATGAAGIEGARKAAGIIAQRGLAGSVVIDAEQGKRIKLGLAKELAIQLGGICVQLEALNADALSEVVAAV from the coding sequence GTGTTTCGTCGTAGCGGTATTGGCGAAGAAGGCGTACCGGGAAGGCGTTCTAAAGCCTATTCTGCTCAGGGCGCGAGCGTGCGCGCCATCAAAGGCGGGCACGGCTTGCACCTGGTAGGCACTGTCCGTGCAGCCGCCGAGCGCGGCGCTGTGATCGATGGCGAGATGCTGCGCTTGCAAGGCCGTGACCTCCGCGGGCAACTGCGCCGAGGGATGGAATCGAATTTGATCGTATTCCTCGTCGATGCCTCTGGATCAATGGCTGCGAGAGATCGCCTCGAATCGGTTACCGGTGCGGTGTTGTCGATGCTCCAGGATGCCTATCAGCGCCGCGATAAAGTGGCGGTGATTTCGGTGCGCGGGGCTCAACCAGAGTTGGTGTTGCCACCAACCGGTTCCATTGATGTTGCCGTGCGAAGGCTCGAGGGTTTAAAAACCGGCGGGCGCACGCCCTTAGGCGAAGGGCTCATGGCTGCCCATGAGTTGATCTTGCGTGAATACCGCAAAGAACCCGGGCGCCGGGCGCTGCTGGTGGTGCTCTCCGATGGCAGGGCAACCGGGGCCGCAGGCATCGAAGGTGCCAGAAAAGCTGCTGGCATCATCGCCCAGCGCGGCCTGGCGGGCAGTGTGGTCATTGATGCCGAGCAAGGCAAGAGGATCAAACTCGGCCTTGCCAAGGAGCTTGCGATACAACTTGGTGGCATCTGTGTGCAGCTCGAAGCCTTAAATGCCGACGCGCTCAGTGAGGTTGTGGCCGCTGTGTAA
- a CDS encoding DedA family protein → MKEKHSGEQPTEDPAQTTQPSEENPLAMLTANPTKADYWCLGLMLVAGLYGLAIMPLRAWMLAEISRLPWLVALTGSGTGTAALGSAIKVGEDLPVLWPIVLGALMLIKFNFVYWWAGKLWGRKIINMWASSSKRAARNYARAERVVDKVGAFGFFLAYVPIPLPIGLVVFTVAGIRGMKLWWFLVLNYISALVWRGAYFWFGYAVGEPAVDLLKQYAKISNYVVIAIVVFVIWSARKNPAGGIKNNGGAK, encoded by the coding sequence GTGAAAGAAAAGCATTCGGGAGAACAGCCCACAGAAGACCCGGCGCAAACAACGCAGCCAAGCGAGGAAAACCCGCTTGCCATGCTCACAGCCAATCCCACGAAGGCTGATTATTGGTGCTTAGGGTTGATGCTGGTGGCTGGCCTTTATGGCTTGGCCATCATGCCGCTGCGTGCCTGGATGCTGGCAGAGATTTCGCGTTTGCCCTGGCTAGTGGCGCTCACAGGCTCGGGTACCGGCACTGCCGCTTTGGGCTCGGCGATTAAAGTTGGCGAAGATCTGCCCGTGCTGTGGCCTATCGTGCTGGGCGCTTTGATGTTGATTAAGTTCAACTTCGTCTACTGGTGGGCGGGCAAGCTTTGGGGACGCAAGATCATCAACATGTGGGCGAGCTCTTCTAAGCGTGCTGCACGCAACTACGCCCGCGCCGAGCGGGTGGTGGACAAGGTTGGTGCCTTCGGCTTTTTCCTAGCCTATGTGCCGATCCCGCTGCCGATTGGCCTGGTGGTCTTTACCGTCGCTGGTATCCGGGGGATGAAGCTGTGGTGGTTTTTAGTTCTTAACTACATTTCCGCCTTGGTGTGGCGCGGTGCGTATTTTTGGTTCGGCTACGCCGTTGGTGAACCTGCGGTGGATCTGCTCAAGCAGTACGCAAAGATTTCCAATTATGTGGTGATCGCTATCGTGGTCTTTGTTATCTGGTCGGCGCGGAAGAATCCGGCTGGTGGAATCAAGAACAATGGTGGCGCCAAATAA
- the cobO gene encoding cob(I)yrinic acid a,c-diamide adenosyltransferase — MAQGKLDPANIPDDGLTTRQRRNLPITAVHTGKGKGKSTAAFGMAMRAWNQGLNVGVFQFVKSAKWRVGEESVFKRLGQLHEQTGEGGAVEWHKMGEGWSWAKKQGSDEDHARDAAEGWEEIKRRLDNEAHDIYVLDEFTYPIKWGWIDIDDVVATLQQRPGKQHVVITGRDADPKLIEVADLVTEMTKIKHPFDAGRKGQKGIEW; from the coding sequence ATGGCACAGGGCAAACTTGATCCCGCAAATATCCCAGACGATGGCCTCACTACACGCCAGCGCCGCAATCTGCCCATTACTGCCGTACACACCGGCAAGGGCAAGGGAAAATCCACCGCAGCCTTTGGCATGGCGATGCGCGCCTGGAATCAGGGCTTGAATGTTGGGGTGTTCCAGTTTGTAAAATCCGCCAAGTGGCGCGTGGGTGAGGAGAGCGTTTTTAAGCGTCTTGGCCAGTTGCATGAGCAAACAGGCGAGGGCGGGGCAGTGGAATGGCACAAGATGGGCGAGGGCTGGTCTTGGGCTAAAAAGCAGGGCTCTGATGAGGATCACGCCCGTGATGCCGCTGAGGGCTGGGAGGAGATCAAGCGCCGCCTGGACAACGAGGCTCACGATATCTACGTGCTTGACGAGTTCACCTACCCGATCAAGTGGGGGTGGATCGATATCGATGACGTTGTAGCAACGCTGCAGCAGCGCCCCGGCAAGCAGCATGTGGTGATCACCGGCCGCGATGCGGACCCGAAGCTGATCGAGGTGGCAGACCTGGTTACTGAAATGACCAAGATCAAGCATCCCTTCGACGCTGGCCGTAAGGGGCAGAAGGGCATCGAATGGTAG
- a CDS encoding cobyrinate a,c-diamide synthase: protein MVAAAPGAVIAATSSGSGKTTIATGLIAALAKRMKVAPFKVGPDYIDPGYHGMAAGCRGRNLDTVMCGRSLVQGLYAHGAAGRDIAVVEGVMGLFDGRITAEPTHTEALAEGSTAEVAALLGLPVVLVVDVRGTSQSVGAIVRGFATAEDSVRIAGVILNKVGTPRHAEVCRKAVEAQGVEVLGAIPRVDHAEVPSRHLGLVTSGELMQAREAIDAMAHMVEEYVDIDAVVALARKPKPAPAWTPGIKPVAGQPRIAMTGGPAFSFTYAEHIEVLRAAGAQVVDFDPLHEDLPACDGLIIPGGFPEEHCAALASRVQLRQQVRHAIEQGMPVHAECAGLLWLLDTLGDHPMLGVIGTKAAMGRRLTLGYREAVALTDSLLYRAGERVMGHEFHHTQLDSGHVAGFAPAWGWKLWDGKAAREGFVRDNIHASYLHVHPAATPQAVRNFVQAAAQFQA, encoded by the coding sequence ATGGTAGCGGCTGCCCCCGGTGCCGTTATCGCTGCAACCAGTTCCGGCTCGGGGAAAACCACCATCGCCACCGGGCTGATCGCAGCCCTTGCAAAGCGCATGAAGGTGGCCCCTTTCAAGGTCGGCCCAGACTACATTGATCCTGGGTATCACGGCATGGCTGCTGGGTGTCGTGGGCGCAATTTGGACACGGTGATGTGCGGGCGCTCGCTGGTCCAAGGGCTGTATGCCCACGGCGCTGCAGGCAGGGATATTGCGGTTGTAGAAGGTGTGATGGGGCTTTTCGACGGCCGCATCACCGCCGAGCCCACCCACACCGAGGCCCTTGCCGAAGGCTCCACGGCAGAGGTGGCAGCCCTGCTCGGGCTGCCGGTAGTGCTTGTGGTGGACGTGCGTGGCACCAGCCAGTCGGTGGGCGCTATCGTCCGTGGTTTTGCCACCGCAGAGGATTCGGTACGCATCGCCGGGGTGATCCTGAACAAGGTGGGCACCCCGCGCCACGCTGAAGTCTGCCGAAAGGCAGTCGAAGCCCAAGGGGTAGAAGTACTTGGGGCAATCCCGCGAGTAGATCATGCAGAGGTGCCTTCGCGGCATCTAGGGCTGGTTACCTCCGGGGAGCTGATGCAAGCACGCGAGGCGATCGACGCCATGGCGCACATGGTGGAAGAATACGTGGACATCGATGCCGTGGTCGCCCTTGCGCGCAAACCGAAACCTGCGCCTGCTTGGACCCCAGGGATCAAGCCGGTGGCCGGCCAACCGCGCATCGCCATGACTGGCGGCCCTGCGTTTTCTTTTACCTACGCCGAACACATCGAGGTGCTGCGTGCCGCAGGAGCACAGGTGGTGGATTTTGATCCACTGCATGAGGATCTGCCTGCCTGCGATGGCTTGATTATCCCCGGGGGTTTTCCTGAAGAGCACTGCGCGGCGTTAGCTTCGAGGGTGCAGCTTCGCCAACAGGTACGCCACGCCATCGAACAAGGCATGCCAGTGCATGCTGAGTGTGCTGGGCTGCTATGGCTGCTCGACACACTCGGAGATCACCCAATGTTAGGTGTGATCGGCACCAAGGCTGCGATGGGACGAAGGCTTACCCTTGGCTACCGCGAGGCTGTGGCGCTAACAGATTCACTGTTGTATCGCGCAGGCGAACGGGTGATGGGCCACGAGTTCCACCACACCCAATTGGACTCAGGACACGTGGCCGGTTTCGCACCAGCGTGGGGCTGGAAGCTCTGGGATGGCAAAGCAGCCCGCGAAGGATTCGTGCGGGATAATATCCACGCCTCCTACCTTCACGTGCACCCCGCGGCTACACCGCAGGCCGTGCGAAACTTTGTGCAGGCAGCAGCACAGTTTCAAGCCTAG